The proteins below come from a single Ruficoccus amylovorans genomic window:
- a CDS encoding carboxypeptidase-like regulatory domain-containing protein, whose product MSKSFLKTLGVLVLLYAITFTALHFYKRSIPSANETTEMPSLGPVMADLRAHYQSAKSISKEYKWHIKRLWDGGGHILVGRIEPPEGAKIARILTLQNDGSFATAIYPGRTLELYIHGYEPLVITPNEPVWGPICDVGTHTFEKAPLEDLRTLTGSVQAEPMKGKTPEVKLELIVQNEAYLGRDGGTWQQCLRPVVETKDISPGQSFSFEGLSPIPYELKISAKGYVTQTLTIQPDLRGVIDLGAIQLQRAQVLRFDYISMIDLDAPDTWPSPEDQRVVCNNENKFLIATVADRYDSKRQFRLPVRDGHTYALHPRLPSEYYRLGPGKLEDYIKKTDWIERTRWADLRPSDVASDEILLESGYVYFFRNRRSDCNCLFAVTDITDELD is encoded by the coding sequence ATGAGTAAATCGTTCCTCAAAACCCTTGGCGTGTTGGTGCTGCTCTATGCTATCACCTTCACCGCTCTTCACTTCTATAAGCGATCCATCCCGTCAGCGAATGAAACCACGGAGATGCCGTCCTTGGGGCCGGTGATGGCTGATTTGAGAGCGCATTATCAATCGGCCAAAAGTATCTCCAAGGAGTACAAGTGGCACATCAAGCGTCTTTGGGATGGTGGGGGACATATCCTCGTTGGGCGGATTGAGCCACCGGAAGGCGCGAAGATTGCCCGCATCTTAACCCTGCAAAACGATGGCAGTTTTGCCACGGCGATCTATCCGGGGAGGACGCTTGAACTCTATATTCATGGCTATGAGCCCTTGGTTATCACCCCAAATGAGCCTGTATGGGGTCCGATTTGTGATGTGGGGACTCACACCTTCGAAAAGGCTCCACTCGAAGATTTAAGGACGTTGACCGGGAGTGTTCAGGCTGAGCCGATGAAGGGAAAAACGCCCGAGGTTAAGCTTGAGTTGATCGTCCAGAACGAGGCCTATCTCGGAAGAGACGGGGGCACGTGGCAGCAATGCTTGCGGCCTGTCGTGGAAACGAAGGATATTTCTCCGGGCCAGAGCTTCAGCTTTGAAGGGCTGTCACCCATCCCCTATGAGCTAAAAATCTCCGCCAAAGGCTATGTCACGCAGACCTTGACGATTCAGCCGGATTTGCGGGGTGTGATCGACTTGGGGGCCATCCAGCTTCAACGGGCGCAGGTTCTGCGTTTCGATTACATCTCGATGATCGATCTGGATGCGCCGGATACCTGGCCAAGCCCCGAAGATCAGCGAGTGGTTTGTAACAACGAGAACAAATTCCTCATCGCAACTGTGGCCGATCGCTATGATTCGAAAAGACAGTTTCGTCTGCCAGTAAGAGATGGTCATACTTATGCACTGCATCCCCGTTTGCCGTCGGAATATTACCGGCTGGGGCCGGGAAAATTGGAGGATTACATCAAAAAAACAGATTGGATCGAACGCACGCGTTGGGCTGATCTCAGGCCCAGCGATGTTGCATCCGACGAGATTTTGCTGGAGAGCGGGTATGTCTATTTCTTCAGGAACAGGCGCAGCGATTGCAATTGCCTGTTTGCCGTGACGGACATTACCGACGAGTTGGACTAG
- a CDS encoding FAD-dependent oxidoreductase: METCSTLLRYYHTPNHRHALTLDVDICIFGGNSGGIIAAIAAKRKGLSVALLEPGYHLGGLTAGGLGYTDIGNKFAIGGLAREFYRRIGLKYNQPELWRFEPSAAEAVYREWLDEQGIECYLESFLESVETAGGKIVSLSTENGIKVKARQFIDATYEGDLMAQSGVSYTVGRESNSVYGETWNGQQLLRKHQFEYDVDPYRIKGRPSSGLLPGINEGSYEQGAGDRCVQAYNFRLCMTNDPARRIPFSEPEHYNRDDYELCARYCRAGHIPSLRKFDALINSIYDVNNWGAISTDYVGMNHDFPDADYATREKIFQSHVQWTKGLLWFWSTDPSVDENFRRQLREFGWPEDQFPETENFSHSLYVREARRMVSDLVMNEHHCTGRLRVEDPVGLAAYTMDSHNCRRIVIDGKVLNEGDVQIHSGPPYPISYRSIIPSRGEISNLLVPFCLSASHIAFGSIRMEPVFMILSESAVEAASLAIEHKFDLQDIPYERLKKRLLDAQQVIHPVPKVKNTQTGE; the protein is encoded by the coding sequence ATGGAAACCTGTTCCACTCTTCTGAGATATTATCATACCCCCAACCACCGACACGCGCTTACACTGGACGTTGACATCTGCATATTCGGTGGCAACTCCGGCGGCATAATCGCGGCCATCGCGGCCAAACGCAAGGGCCTGAGTGTCGCGCTACTTGAGCCTGGCTACCACCTCGGGGGCTTGACGGCCGGTGGGCTTGGCTACACCGACATTGGCAATAAGTTTGCGATCGGGGGGCTCGCGCGCGAGTTCTACCGCCGTATCGGCCTCAAGTACAACCAACCAGAACTCTGGCGCTTCGAGCCAAGCGCGGCCGAAGCCGTCTATCGCGAATGGCTGGATGAACAAGGGATCGAATGCTACCTGGAGAGCTTCCTTGAGTCGGTGGAAACAGCAGGCGGGAAGATTGTTTCTCTGAGCACTGAAAACGGAATCAAGGTAAAAGCCCGTCAATTTATCGACGCCACCTACGAAGGCGACCTCATGGCCCAGTCCGGGGTGAGCTATACCGTTGGACGTGAAAGCAACAGCGTCTATGGAGAAACCTGGAACGGCCAACAACTGCTGAGGAAACATCAATTCGAGTACGATGTGGATCCCTATAGAATCAAGGGGCGCCCCTCCAGCGGACTGCTTCCCGGCATCAATGAGGGCTCCTACGAACAAGGGGCAGGAGACCGCTGCGTGCAGGCCTACAACTTCCGGCTGTGCATGACCAATGATCCCGCCCGGCGCATTCCCTTCAGCGAACCCGAACACTACAACCGTGATGACTACGAGCTATGCGCCCGCTATTGCCGGGCTGGCCACATCCCCAGCCTCCGCAAGTTCGATGCGTTGATAAACAGCATCTACGACGTCAACAACTGGGGAGCGATCTCCACCGACTATGTCGGCATGAACCACGATTTTCCCGACGCAGACTACGCGACCCGTGAGAAGATTTTCCAGTCCCATGTCCAGTGGACCAAAGGGCTGTTGTGGTTCTGGTCCACCGACCCCAGCGTTGATGAAAACTTCCGCCGCCAACTGCGCGAATTCGGCTGGCCGGAGGACCAGTTTCCCGAGACCGAAAACTTCTCTCACTCCCTTTATGTCCGTGAGGCACGGCGCATGGTCAGCGACCTTGTCATGAACGAGCACCACTGCACCGGGCGCCTTCGAGTCGAAGACCCAGTCGGCCTGGCCGCCTACACGATGGATTCGCACAACTGCCGGCGTATCGTCATAGACGGAAAGGTATTAAACGAAGGTGACGTGCAGATCCACTCCGGTCCGCCCTACCCGATCTCTTATCGCAGCATCATTCCCAGCCGTGGCGAGATCAGCAACCTGCTGGTCCCTTTCTGCTTGTCCGCCTCTCATATCGCCTTTGGGTCGATCCGCATGGAGCCGGTCTTCATGATCCTCTCAGAATCAGCGGTCGAGGCCGCCAGCCTGGCAATCGAACACAAATTCGATCTTCAAGACATCCCCTACGAACGTCTGAAGAAACGCCTGCTAGACGCACAGCAAGTCATCCATCCCGTCCCAAAAGTCAAAAATACGCAAACCGGCGAGTGA
- the nrdR gene encoding transcriptional regulator NrdR yields the protein MYCPKCGHKDTKVLDTRIGKSKLSIRRRRECLGCGYRFTTVEEILREGLIVIKRDGRREDFDRMKILDGLRKATEKRPIQAEQIEMMVAEVMEALDSEFDTEIPTKAIGEQIMNRLKAIDSIAYVRYASVYKDFRDINEFAREISSLKRTTR from the coding sequence ATGTATTGCCCAAAATGCGGCCATAAGGACACCAAGGTACTCGACACCCGGATCGGCAAGAGCAAGCTCTCCATCCGCCGCCGCCGGGAGTGCCTCGGCTGTGGCTACCGCTTCACCACGGTGGAGGAAATCCTGCGCGAGGGCCTCATCGTGATCAAGCGCGACGGACGTCGGGAGGACTTCGACCGGATGAAGATTCTCGACGGCCTGCGCAAGGCCACCGAAAAGCGCCCCATCCAGGCCGAGCAGATCGAAATGATGGTGGCCGAGGTCATGGAGGCGCTCGACAGCGAGTTCGACACCGAAATCCCGACCAAGGCCATCGGCGAGCAGATCATGAACCGACTCAAGGCCATCGACTCCATCGCCTACGTCCGCTATGCCAGCGTTTACAAGGACTTTCGCGACATCAACGAGTTCGCCCGCGAAATTAGCTCCCTCAAGCGCACTACGCGCTGA
- a CDS encoding AraC family transcriptional regulator codes for MRVWDRHFTAWQVLRGEVKVSAHGRSCRVTPGQWVLIPPVENERRFSDSARILSLHFRASWISDLPLFEWEGPLVLEAEETRAWLPPTVPMLKLVRRFFPQAYNKLRDQDVSYEQYMALQGNFHRWLGLVWAVLRARGVVSHMPVQGDSRALIMKRWMDAQPMGEPVRMQDLAELVGLSIAQINRIFTQSYGLTPKRYAERLRIDYALAALSTSDSQLKEISFRLGFRHQSEFTAWFKKRRGQTPSEFRSKYT; via the coding sequence TTGCGCGTCTGGGACCGACACTTCACGGCCTGGCAAGTACTGCGGGGAGAGGTCAAGGTTTCTGCTCATGGCCGCTCATGCCGGGTGACGCCCGGGCAGTGGGTGCTCATCCCTCCAGTGGAAAACGAACGTCGGTTCAGCGACTCGGCGCGTATCCTTTCACTGCATTTTAGGGCAAGCTGGATCAGCGATTTACCGCTCTTTGAGTGGGAGGGGCCGCTCGTGCTGGAGGCAGAGGAAACACGTGCCTGGCTACCTCCGACAGTGCCGATGTTAAAGCTGGTTCGTCGCTTTTTTCCTCAGGCTTATAATAAGCTGCGCGACCAGGATGTGAGCTATGAACAGTATATGGCACTGCAAGGAAATTTCCACCGATGGCTGGGGCTGGTATGGGCGGTCTTGCGGGCGCGGGGAGTCGTCAGCCACATGCCTGTCCAGGGAGACTCTCGTGCGCTGATCATGAAGCGCTGGATGGATGCGCAGCCAATGGGGGAGCCGGTTCGGATGCAGGACCTAGCCGAGCTTGTCGGACTCAGTATCGCCCAGATAAACCGCATCTTTACCCAATCCTACGGGCTGACTCCCAAGCGCTATGCCGAGCGCTTGCGAATTGATTACGCATTGGCGGCCCTGAGTACTTCGGATTCGCAACTGAAGGAGATTTCCTTCCGCTTGGGCTTCCGGCATCAATCGGAGTTTACGGCGTGGTTCAAGAAACGTCGTGGTCAGACACCGAGTGAATTTCGGAGCAAATACACCTAG
- a CDS encoding UDP-glucuronic acid decarboxylase family protein, which produces MRILVTGGAGFLGSHLCERLLGAGHEVICLDNLFTGRKANIAHLLDDHNFEFVRHDIVDGFKAEVDQIYNLACPASPVHYQFNPIKTVKTSVMGAINVLGLAKRVKARVLQASTSEVYGDPSVHPQEESYWGNVNPIGIRSCYDEGKRVAETLFFDYHRQHGIEIRVIRIFNTYGPRMHPKDGRVVSNFIVQALNNDPITIYGEGQQTRSFCYRDDLIEGMIRLMDNQIGYTGPCNIGNPGEFTIRELAEKVIALTGSKSKLVFEPLPSDDPKQRKPDITQARENLGWEPTVALEEGLKKTIAYFDDLLKSGGGDYPDPERVED; this is translated from the coding sequence ATGCGAATTCTTGTTACCGGCGGTGCGGGCTTCCTCGGAAGCCATCTGTGTGAACGACTCCTGGGCGCGGGCCACGAGGTCATCTGCCTCGACAACCTCTTTACGGGGCGCAAGGCGAACATCGCCCACCTGCTCGACGACCACAACTTCGAGTTTGTGCGCCACGACATCGTGGACGGTTTCAAGGCCGAAGTGGACCAGATCTACAACCTCGCCTGCCCAGCCTCGCCCGTGCATTACCAGTTCAACCCGATCAAGACGGTCAAGACCTCTGTCATGGGCGCCATCAACGTCCTCGGCCTGGCCAAACGCGTGAAGGCGCGCGTCCTGCAGGCCTCGACCTCCGAGGTGTACGGCGACCCGAGCGTCCACCCGCAGGAGGAGAGCTACTGGGGCAACGTCAACCCCATCGGCATCCGCTCCTGCTACGACGAGGGCAAGCGCGTGGCCGAGACGCTCTTTTTCGACTATCACCGCCAGCACGGGATCGAGATCCGTGTCATCCGCATTTTCAACACCTACGGCCCCCGCATGCACCCCAAGGACGGCCGCGTCGTTTCCAACTTTATCGTCCAGGCCCTCAACAACGACCCGATCACCATTTACGGCGAAGGGCAGCAGACACGCTCGTTCTGCTACCGCGACGACCTGATCGAAGGCATGATCCGGCTGATGGACAACCAGATCGGCTACACCGGCCCCTGCAACATCGGCAACCCCGGCGAATTCACCATCCGCGAACTGGCCGAAAAAGTCATCGCCCTGACCGGCAGTAAGTCGAAGCTCGTCTTCGAGCCCCTGCCCTCGGACGACCCCAAGCAGCGCAAGCCCGACATTACCCAGGCCCGCGAAAATCTCGGCTGGGAGCCGACTGTGGCACTCGAAGAGGGATTAAAAAAGACCATCGCCTACTTCGACGATCTACTCAAATCAGGCGGCGGCGACTACCCCGACCCCGAGCGCGTCGAAGACTGA
- a CDS encoding anthranilate synthase component II, which produces MILVIDNFDSFTYNLVQYLGQLGAEQRVYRNNEITVAEALALKPERVLLSPGPCTPNEAGVTLDIIEAFAGKVPLFGVCLGHQSIGQYFGGRVIRAPRLMHGKTSPIRHRDTDVFKGMPQDFEATRYHSLVVERETLPECLEVTAETVEGDIMGLAHKELPVWGVQFHPESYATDSGLKMLDNFLKL; this is translated from the coding sequence ATGATACTGGTCATCGATAACTTCGACTCTTTCACCTACAATCTGGTCCAATACCTGGGCCAGTTGGGGGCGGAACAACGCGTCTATCGCAATAACGAGATCACGGTGGCCGAAGCCCTCGCGCTCAAGCCCGAGCGTGTCCTGCTCTCGCCTGGCCCGTGCACTCCTAATGAAGCGGGCGTTACGCTCGACATCATTGAGGCCTTCGCGGGCAAGGTGCCGCTGTTCGGGGTCTGCCTTGGCCACCAGAGCATCGGCCAGTACTTCGGCGGCCGGGTCATCCGCGCCCCGCGCCTGATGCACGGTAAGACTTCCCCCATCCGCCACCGCGATACGGACGTATTCAAGGGGATGCCGCAGGATTTTGAGGCCACCCGCTACCACTCGCTCGTGGTCGAGCGCGAAACGCTCCCCGAGTGCCTCGAAGTCACCGCCGAGACTGTCGAGGGCGACATCATGGGCCTGGCCCACAAGGAGTTGCCCGTCTGGGGCGTGCAGTTCCATCCCGAGTCCTACGCCACCGACTCCGGCCTCAAAATGCTGGACAACTTCCTCAAACTCTAA
- a CDS encoding helix-turn-helix domain-containing protein, with product MPRLLEAPLNDSRSTQSPGLSPKPQFELLPAGQQGVKATSYSKGYVDSHWHFHPEVELVWIERGQGILHAGHALTTYGPGQLVLMGANLPHAYNSHPNQRNGARWTVLHFRPTLWGEDFWSLPENIRIRDFLARAGCGYVFTGEIAQAGGELLQRIEKHRPGDMPLARLLDLLEHLARDKDAYRLNPQPVGGGRSRQNDPRLRGVLSRMEQEADNPDLTQAQVAQWAGMSPQAFCRYFQRLTGRKFQHHLNELRITRACACLLGTEKTIAEVAFECGFNSLSNFNRRFREFTGHTPRNYRKTEDETISNSGFMTLAGT from the coding sequence ATGCCGAGATTACTTGAAGCGCCCTTGAACGACTCCCGCTCAACGCAATCCCCCGGTTTATCTCCCAAACCCCAGTTCGAATTACTTCCGGCAGGACAACAGGGCGTCAAAGCCACGAGCTATTCGAAAGGATACGTGGATTCGCACTGGCACTTCCACCCGGAAGTGGAGCTTGTCTGGATTGAGCGCGGACAAGGCATCCTTCACGCCGGCCACGCGCTCACAACTTATGGACCAGGGCAACTCGTGCTGATGGGGGCGAACCTGCCACATGCCTACAACTCCCATCCGAACCAGCGCAATGGCGCCCGATGGACAGTGCTCCATTTCCGCCCGACACTGTGGGGCGAAGACTTCTGGAGCCTGCCGGAAAACATCCGCATCCGGGACTTCCTTGCCCGCGCGGGCTGCGGCTATGTCTTTACCGGAGAGATCGCACAGGCCGGAGGAGAGCTTTTGCAACGCATCGAAAAACATCGCCCCGGCGACATGCCACTGGCCCGCCTGCTGGATCTGCTGGAGCATCTGGCCCGCGACAAGGACGCATACCGACTGAATCCCCAGCCGGTCGGCGGAGGACGGTCCAGGCAGAACGATCCTCGCCTGCGCGGCGTTCTCAGCCGCATGGAACAAGAAGCTGACAATCCCGATCTGACACAGGCCCAGGTGGCTCAGTGGGCTGGGATGTCTCCCCAGGCGTTTTGCCGCTATTTCCAGCGACTGACCGGGCGAAAGTTCCAGCATCACCTGAACGAGTTGCGCATTACACGCGCTTGTGCCTGCCTGCTGGGCACCGAAAAAACCATCGCCGAAGTCGCATTCGAATGCGGGTTTAACAGCCTCTCGAATTTCAATCGCCGCTTCCGCGAATTCACCGGCCACACCCCTCGCAATTACCGAAAAACCGAAGACGAGACCATTTCGAACAGCGGTTTTATGACCCTCGCCGGGACTTGA
- a CDS encoding histidine triad nucleotide-binding protein, with protein sequence MSDKTLFEKILDREIPAKIAYEDERCLAIHDIDPKAPTHLLIIPKRVIPRIAEAGEADAELLGHLLLTAKKLGSEHGPEGFRIVINNGPHGGETVPHLHVHLLAGRPLEWPPG encoded by the coding sequence ATGTCCGACAAAACCCTCTTTGAAAAAATCCTAGACCGTGAGATTCCAGCTAAAATCGCCTACGAGGACGAGCGCTGCCTGGCCATCCACGACATAGATCCGAAGGCCCCGACACACCTCCTGATCATCCCGAAGCGGGTCATCCCCCGTATTGCCGAGGCGGGCGAAGCCGACGCCGAATTACTTGGGCACCTGCTCCTGACCGCGAAGAAACTCGGTTCCGAGCACGGGCCGGAGGGCTTCCGCATCGTCATCAACAACGGTCCCCACGGCGGCGAAACTGTCCCGCACTTGCACGTGCACTTACTCGCAGGACGTCCGCTGGAGTGGCCTCCGGGCTGA
- the tgt gene encoding tRNA guanosine(34) transglycosylase Tgt, giving the protein MPGTDGSPAPHPGGPRRGVLKTRHGEIQTPIFMPVGTQGTVKAMTCKQLEEVGAQIILGNTYHLNLRPGPELIESFGGLHKFMGWDGPILTDSGGFQVFSLAKIRQITEEGIRFQSHLDGTKIFLNPETCYRIQKSLGSDIAMVLDECPPWPCSEEDSHQALERTVRWAKQFRDIAADDGFFARGHHAFGIVQGSVFEKHRAECAQALAAMDFPGYAIGGVSVGEPEEEMLKQVAAAIPHLPADKPRYVMGVGTPPQLLKMIALGADMFDCVMPSRLARHGSAFTPDGLINLRNERFKADHAPLVEGLDNYTCHRFSRAYLRHLNMANEITGHTLLTLHNVHFFLDLMRQAREHIEAGDYETWSAAWIERYEAGEKA; this is encoded by the coding sequence ATTCCCGGCACAGACGGGAGCCCTGCCCCCCACCCCGGCGGCCCGCGTCGCGGCGTGCTCAAGACCCGTCACGGCGAGATTCAGACTCCGATCTTCATGCCCGTGGGCACGCAGGGCACGGTCAAGGCCATGACCTGCAAGCAGTTAGAGGAGGTCGGCGCGCAGATCATTCTGGGCAACACCTACCACCTCAACCTCCGACCCGGCCCGGAGCTGATCGAGTCGTTCGGCGGGCTGCACAAGTTCATGGGCTGGGACGGCCCGATCCTGACTGACAGCGGCGGCTTCCAGGTCTTCAGCCTGGCCAAGATCCGCCAAATCACCGAGGAGGGCATCCGCTTTCAGTCCCACCTCGACGGGACCAAAATTTTTCTCAACCCGGAAACCTGCTACCGCATCCAGAAGTCGCTCGGCAGCGACATCGCCATGGTGCTGGACGAGTGTCCGCCCTGGCCCTGCTCCGAGGAAGACAGCCACCAGGCACTTGAACGCACGGTGCGCTGGGCCAAGCAGTTCCGCGACATTGCGGCTGACGACGGCTTTTTCGCCCGCGGGCACCACGCCTTCGGGATCGTGCAGGGCTCCGTCTTTGAAAAGCACCGGGCCGAGTGCGCCCAGGCGCTGGCCGCGATGGACTTCCCCGGCTACGCCATCGGCGGGGTCAGCGTGGGCGAGCCGGAGGAGGAAATGCTCAAGCAGGTGGCCGCCGCCATCCCCCACCTGCCCGCCGACAAGCCCCGGTACGTCATGGGCGTAGGCACGCCCCCGCAGTTGCTGAAAATGATCGCGCTGGGCGCGGACATGTTTGACTGCGTGATGCCCAGCCGTCTGGCCCGGCACGGCAGCGCCTTTACGCCTGACGGACTGATCAACCTGCGCAACGAGCGCTTCAAAGCCGACCACGCGCCGCTGGTCGAGGGCCTCGACAACTACACCTGCCACCGCTTCAGCCGCGCCTACCTGCGCCACCTCAATATGGCCAATGAGATCACCGGCCACACCCTCCTGACCTTGCACAACGTCCACTTCTTCCTCGACCTCATGCGCCAGGCCCGCGAACACATTGAGGCCGGCGATTACGAAACTTGGTCAGCCGCCTGGATCGAGCGCTACGAGGCCGGAGAAAAAGCGTAA